TCGAATTTGCTCTCCCACAACTCCCCCATCGGCTTGTCATATTCACCGTGGCGGCTGGTTTCAAGGATACGCCAGTCATAAACATGGGCATTCCAAAAGCCACGAATAAAGCGCGAGGTGGCATCGCGGTCAACACTAAACATCAAGTCATAGTAGGGATAAGCATTTTTCAGCTCATGTACCATCTCTTTTTCACTCGGCCCTTCTGGTTGCAGCGTTTTCAGGTCAATAAAACGGTGCCCACCCCAGAAGAGTAAACCACTTGGATCCTGATAGTTCTGGAAGTGGTAGCGAACGATATCTTCAGCGCGCTTTTGATAGCGATTATCGCCACTTAGCTGGCTCAAGCCGCTCATGACACGCATCAAATTTTGTTGTGCCGAGAAGTTTGATAATACCGCCCGACGACCATCGGGGAATATCCATTCCATTTGCTGCCCTGTACGGGGGTCAACACCATCTGCCAGCAGCGGGCTGGGCTTATCACCGTGATAAGTGTCCGAGGCTTTGCTCAGTACATTATCGACATACTGCTTTACTACCGTCAGGCGATCGGTATCCGCTGCATGTCCGGCTGGTATATACAGCGTTGCCAATGCTGCCATACTCAAAAATAACGCTCTTTTTTTCATTACCCGTTACCTGCCAAAAATTGTTATCTGTTAAAACCGTTATGGTGTGGTGTGACCCCAAATATCAGAATCTGATAATTTCACTCATGGATTAGAAACTGTATTTTATCCCGACGCGGTAACGAGTTTGGCGCTCGTCAGTAGCTTTACTGCCTGAGACATTACCGACAGCCATATAAGGGGACCAATTCTTATCCCACTTGTAAGTTAATTTAAAATCGTGCGTCCAATCGTAGCTTTCATTGTTCGATAATATGACGCCGGCTTTATTGGCTTTTTTGTAGTCGATTTCATAATCTAATTGATAATCTTTAGCTATTTTATAGCTGATAACACTCGTTAAATTATAACCATTTTCAGATGTGTCTTTGCTGGTATTAATATTGGCGCTGGTGCGTTTGTAATAGGGGCGATAACGTAAGGAAACAGAGAGATCGTCAATGATATTTGCCTTACCACGCAGGTAAGGACGATAGTTATTTGAGGTAGAGTTTGAGTCTAATGAGAAGCCTGGTTCAATAGAGAATGTGTTATCAATTTTATAAACATAACTCGCGACAACTTCAGTCCCATTACTGACAGTCTCATTAAACGCCTTATCTTTATCTTGAGCGCCTTTCCACTTACCTTCTAGAGACAATCCAAAGCCATTTGCGAAGCGGTGGGACATTAATAAGCGGTCTTTATGAGTGTTGCCACTTTGGTCTTGCATTTCATGGCGATAGTCAATTGTTACCGCGACGGCACTGGTGCTAAGAAGTGTTGCTACTGCCAGAGATAATAATTTAATTTTCATTACGGTTACCTTATTTTAATAGAACATCGATATCCCAAAAAAAATACAAACAATAGTTATGAAACAGCATTCTATTTATTTTGATATAAAGTTCCGAGATCCATGACTGATAGTTCAAAATTAATGACACAAATATCCACTTATGTGACAAGGTTCAAAGTAAATTAAATTTATCTCATAGCAAAGCTTTGTAATTTTTCTGTTATATCGCAGATGTGACAAGGGATTGGCACTATTTTCGGAAGGTAAATTCGCATGAAAAATATTGTTGACGCGGCGGGTAATAATATTGTAAGACTGTAAAAAAATGAAATATAGATTTCAGCCCAATATTTTCTTAACGGTATTATTATCAGGTTTAAGTACTTTTACATATTTTAAATTTTGTTATCAGATTTTATAAGAAATGACTCAATCGATAGTTATCAGGGCCCATCTAGGAGGAATTCTGGCATAAAGATAAGTATTACTTAATAGATAAAGAGGTAATATTTTGATTTTCCCCAGAAGACGAAAAAACTAATTTTCAGCCATAACACAGCAATAAATGTACACAAAAAAGGAATAACCGAAGCCATATCCAAAGACATTGGCGTTACAGCTAGGCAGCCAGCAAGCAAATCCCGATGAGCTGACACTGGTCAGTGATTCGGGTGCGCGAACGCAGCTAACAACGCTGTAGCGCCAAGGACGAAGGATATACGCTGTGGCATCAGAAGGAAGGGGCTACCCAAAGACATTGGCGTTACAGCTAGGCAGCCAGCGAGTAAATCCCGATGAGCTGACACTGGTCAGTGATTCGGGTGCGCGAGTGCAGCTAACAACGCTGTGGCGTCAAGGACGAAGGGTATAACGAGACTCAAACTCCTCCCGCGCCAACGCCTCCGAAAACAAAAAACCCTGCCCACATTGGATGCCATATTGCAGCAACCATTGGCGCTGCTCATCTGTTTCTATCCCTTCGGCCATTACTTTCAACTTCAATACTTCAGAAACCGTGACGATAATACGTGCCATTACATCATCTTGTGGCAAGGATTTCACAAAACTCTTATCCAACTTAATCATGTTGATGGGTAAGCTTTTTAGATGGTTTAGGTACTGTAGGCTCGAATACCCTGTCCCAAAATCATCCAAGGCAATGGACAGCCCAAGCTCACGAATTTCACGTAACAACATCAGTGCTTCATCAAGATTCTGTAAACGCGCTGTCTCGGTAATTTCCAAGATGAGTCGATGCGGATCAATTGCATACTGACTGATGAGGGCTTTCAAATGTGGGAGGAACTGATCGCTCTGTACCTGTAAGCCTGAAATATTGACCGCAAGCGACAAGGTGACTCCTCGCGCCTTCCAGTCGGCCATAATACGGCACGCTTCTTCCAGCACCCAACTACCCAGCGGCACCATTGCACCACTTTCTTCTGCTGCATGAACAAACTCGGCAGGTAACCGGTAGTGACCATCAGGCTGACGCCAGCGCAGTAATGCTTCAGCCCCGACAACACGTTGTTCTGACATATTCCATTGCGGTTGCAAAAACAGTTCGAAATTGCCATTTTCAATTGCCCGCAAAATATCGTTTTTCTGTGACAGTCGCCTTTGTATTTCTTCTGCAAAATACGGATCTGACAGGTCAGCAACCGGATAATGCGTATTGATACGGTTCATGTCCGTATAGGCTTGCGCTAAGAGTTGCTGGTTACGATTATAATTGTGTACCAGTACCCCTAACTCATCATCTTGATGGTGAGCAGGTAAAGTCAGTTGGTGATTAAGCACGCCTTGCTGGCCCATTCTTTCCAACTCTTTCGCCATCGCGCGTAGTGGATGAATAATGAGGCGATTAATACACCAAGCGATAGAAACTGAGAGCACCAATGCCAACAACAGATAGGTCGATAGCATGGCTGACAGCGCGCTGAGAATAAACTGATAGATTCGGTACGAATCTGCACGCAAGACTAAATGTGCTAAGGGTTGTGGATTCGCAGATACCCGTTCCAGCGCATACAGGGGAACAGTTATTTCTACCGGTAGATAAAAAATACGTTTTGCCCAACGAGGTACTGGCCGCTCAGTGGGAAAGTTAGCATGTAATACCTGAATTTGATTGGGCAAAATAACTTCAGCGCGACTGAGAATACCTATTGGCAATAGGCTATTGAGGATTTTTTTTGCTTGGGGAATATCAACGCTTAATACAGCCTCAGACAGGGGTTGGCGCACGGAATAAGCGATGCTCTCCAGTTGCCTGGCGTAATCATCCTTGCGCTGTTGCACAAAGTGGAATAACTGAAGGACGATAAAAATACAAATGGTGACCAATGCAACAACAGCCACTGCCGCCATTTGTTTAATCGTTAATGAACGCCTTACCCGCAAACTCGCTCTCCGCCAATGCCGACTGAATAAAAAAAATGGTGGCCACGTCATAGGCTACCCGTCGATTCTGTCTGAGTATACTCGATCGCTTTCAGATTTTATCTGGTGATAAAAGACCGGAATGGAAGAATACCGTGGGTTTCAGTGTTTTCCTATCATGATCACCACATCAGAGTGCAATTTCTCACTCTGATGTGGTTTTTTCAGACAAAACAATACAGCAAAGGGCCTAAAACCAGTACATGGCACTCACAGTGACATCACTTCAGCCTCCATGGTCAGAGAACCATTTGGGCTTAGCTGGCTTTTTCCTCTTCATCCTGATCAACGGCAAAACAAGCCACCATTTGGTCACCATACTGTTTCAGTTGCGGCTGCAACTGAGTACAGGTACCAAAGGCTCGACGGCAACGCGCATTAAACGCGCAGCCTGGAGGTGGGCTCATTGGACTTGGTAACTCGCCCGTCAGCTTAATACGCTCACGCCGCATATCGGGATTGAGCCGTGGTGTCGCTGATAGCA
The window above is part of the Yersinia massiliensis genome. Proteins encoded here:
- a CDS encoding oligogalacturonate-specific porin KdgM family protein, with the translated sequence MKIKLLSLAVATLLSTSAVAVTIDYRHEMQDQSGNTHKDRLLMSHRFANGFGLSLEGKWKGAQDKDKAFNETVSNGTEVVASYVYKIDNTFSIEPGFSLDSNSTSNNYRPYLRGKANIIDDLSVSLRYRPYYKRTSANINTSKDTSENGYNLTSVISYKIAKDYQLDYEIDYKKANKAGVILSNNESYDWTHDFKLTYKWDKNWSPYMAVGNVSGSKATDERQTRYRVGIKYSF
- a CDS encoding EAL domain-containing protein, with the protein product MRVRRSLTIKQMAAVAVVALVTICIFIVLQLFHFVQQRKDDYARQLESIAYSVRQPLSEAVLSVDIPQAKKILNSLLPIGILSRAEVILPNQIQVLHANFPTERPVPRWAKRIFYLPVEITVPLYALERVSANPQPLAHLVLRADSYRIYQFILSALSAMLSTYLLLALVLSVSIAWCINRLIIHPLRAMAKELERMGQQGVLNHQLTLPAHHQDDELGVLVHNYNRNQQLLAQAYTDMNRINTHYPVADLSDPYFAEEIQRRLSQKNDILRAIENGNFELFLQPQWNMSEQRVVGAEALLRWRQPDGHYRLPAEFVHAAEESGAMVPLGSWVLEEACRIMADWKARGVTLSLAVNISGLQVQSDQFLPHLKALISQYAIDPHRLILEITETARLQNLDEALMLLREIRELGLSIALDDFGTGYSSLQYLNHLKSLPINMIKLDKSFVKSLPQDDVMARIIVTVSEVLKLKVMAEGIETDEQRQWLLQYGIQCGQGFLFSEALAREEFESRYTLRP